The Flexivirga oryzae genome has a segment encoding these proteins:
- a CDS encoding MGH1-like glycoside hydrolase domain-containing protein, with the protein MSSQPTAEHARIAASPTADDPWRLWGPYVSARQWGTVREDYSADGNAWDYLPFDEAHRRAYRWGEDGMAAVCDRFGFLNLGVALWNGNDDRLKERYFGLTNAQGNHGEDVKEVWWPTDATPTHSYASWLYRYPQAAFPYDELRAANAARTRADSEFELTDTGVFADDRFFDVSVTYAKATPTDLLMRIDVTNHGPDASTLHLVPQAWFRNTWAFGRDDRTPTMKLVDGTVRLEHAWLGSYRLEADGDPRILFCDNETDNVGLWGAEARTDCPKNGIDRAIVHGDDTATRADHGTKVAFWWQLADVGPGETRTVRLRLTGIAPGTDRSPAHVDPASSAGFTDFDTTVTARAAEADEFYRAVIPASAGAEDAHIARRAFAGLLWGKQLFRYGVGEWLEGDPAGPPPPPQRRAAGARNVGWAHLDLADVISMPDEWEYPWFASWDLAFHTVPLALVDPEFAKDQIALMVREWAQHPNGQLPAYEWNFDDVNPPVHAWAAWLVYSIAGEQDLEFLASVFSKLLMNFSWWVNRKDADGSYLFEGGFLGMDNIGPFDRSKPLPDGMRLEQSDATSWMAFYSLSMLRIAVELARHEHSWSPTVRTFFEYFLRLARAMTDFGSTGISLWDEQDGFYYDAIVHPDGSSERLPVRSLVGLLPLVAVESVHPIVVEQLPDLLDEVHWLERRDTGLADVLRHHERHDDSRITMALVPDDRRRRLLTRMLDEAEFLSPHGIRSLSAAYREQLTLDVDGGEFSVRYNPAESDSDLFGGNSNWRGPVWFPVNFLLLDALQTYADAYPDARIEYPTGSGSERGLAEITTDLMQRLVQLFRAGESGRRPGTPRWYPSGQLWDAHPTFSEYFDGDDGSGLGATHQTGWTALVSYLICRGLATE; encoded by the coding sequence GTGAGCTCTCAACCGACCGCCGAACACGCACGCATCGCAGCCTCGCCGACCGCGGACGACCCGTGGCGCCTGTGGGGGCCGTACGTCTCCGCGCGCCAGTGGGGCACCGTCCGTGAGGATTACTCGGCGGACGGAAACGCCTGGGACTACTTGCCGTTCGACGAGGCACATCGCCGTGCCTACCGCTGGGGCGAGGACGGTATGGCGGCGGTCTGCGACCGCTTCGGCTTCCTCAACCTGGGCGTCGCGCTGTGGAACGGCAACGACGACCGGCTCAAGGAGCGCTACTTCGGACTCACCAACGCGCAGGGCAACCACGGCGAGGACGTCAAGGAGGTCTGGTGGCCGACCGACGCGACGCCGACGCACTCCTACGCGAGCTGGCTCTACCGCTACCCGCAGGCCGCGTTCCCGTATGACGAGCTGCGTGCGGCGAATGCCGCACGGACCCGGGCCGATTCGGAGTTCGAGCTCACCGACACGGGCGTATTCGCCGACGATCGCTTCTTCGACGTGTCGGTCACCTACGCGAAGGCGACCCCGACCGACCTGTTGATGCGCATCGACGTGACAAACCACGGACCCGACGCGAGCACCCTGCACCTGGTGCCGCAGGCGTGGTTCCGCAACACCTGGGCGTTCGGCCGCGACGACCGGACGCCGACGATGAAGCTGGTCGACGGCACCGTCCGGTTGGAGCACGCCTGGCTAGGGAGCTATCGACTCGAAGCCGACGGCGATCCACGGATCCTGTTCTGCGACAACGAAACCGACAATGTCGGACTCTGGGGTGCCGAAGCGCGGACGGACTGCCCGAAGAACGGCATCGACAGGGCGATCGTGCACGGCGACGACACCGCCACCCGCGCCGACCACGGCACGAAGGTGGCGTTCTGGTGGCAGCTCGCGGATGTCGGCCCGGGGGAGACCCGCACGGTGCGCTTGCGGCTGACCGGCATCGCACCCGGCACCGACCGGTCACCGGCCCACGTCGACCCGGCGTCCTCCGCCGGTTTCACCGACTTCGACACGACGGTCACCGCCCGAGCGGCCGAGGCCGACGAGTTCTACCGCGCCGTCATACCGGCCTCGGCGGGCGCCGAGGACGCGCACATCGCCCGTCGTGCGTTCGCCGGCCTGCTGTGGGGCAAGCAACTGTTCCGCTACGGCGTGGGCGAATGGCTGGAGGGTGACCCGGCCGGTCCGCCGCCGCCACCGCAGCGGCGGGCGGCCGGTGCGCGCAACGTCGGGTGGGCCCACCTGGACCTGGCCGACGTGATCTCGATGCCCGACGAGTGGGAGTACCCGTGGTTCGCGTCCTGGGACCTGGCCTTCCACACGGTGCCCCTGGCGCTGGTCGATCCCGAGTTCGCCAAGGACCAGATCGCGCTGATGGTGCGGGAGTGGGCGCAGCACCCGAACGGTCAGCTGCCGGCGTACGAGTGGAACTTCGACGACGTGAACCCGCCGGTGCACGCGTGGGCCGCCTGGCTGGTCTATTCGATTGCGGGAGAACAGGATCTGGAGTTCCTCGCCAGTGTCTTCAGCAAGCTGCTGATGAACTTCTCGTGGTGGGTCAACCGCAAGGACGCCGACGGGTCCTACCTGTTCGAGGGCGGGTTCCTCGGCATGGACAACATCGGTCCGTTCGACCGGTCGAAACCGTTGCCGGACGGGATGCGGCTGGAGCAGTCGGACGCGACCAGCTGGATGGCGTTCTACTCGCTGTCGATGCTGCGGATCGCGGTCGAACTGGCGCGGCACGAGCACAGTTGGAGTCCGACGGTCCGGACCTTCTTCGAGTACTTCCTGCGGCTCGCCCGCGCGATGACCGACTTCGGCAGCACCGGCATCTCGCTCTGGGACGAGCAGGACGGCTTCTACTACGACGCGATCGTGCATCCGGACGGGTCCAGCGAGCGGCTGCCGGTCCGGTCGCTCGTCGGGCTGCTGCCGCTGGTCGCGGTCGAGTCGGTGCACCCGATCGTCGTCGAGCAGTTGCCTGACCTGCTCGACGAGGTGCACTGGCTGGAGCGCCGCGACACCGGGCTGGCCGACGTCCTGCGCCACCACGAACGCCACGACGACTCCCGCATCACCATGGCGCTGGTGCCCGACGATCGCCGGCGCCGGCTGCTGACCCGGATGCTCGACGAGGCGGAATTCCTGTCGCCGCACGGGATTCGGTCACTCTCCGCGGCATACCGCGAGCAGTTGACGCTCGACGTCGACGGGGGCGAGTTCTCGGTGCGCTACAACCCGGCCGAGTCCGACAGCGACCTCTTCGGCGGCAACTCCAACTGGCGCGGGCCGGTGTGGTTCCCGGTCAACTTCCTGCTGCTCGACGCGCTGCAGACGTACGCCGACGCCTACCCGGACGCCCGCATCGAGTATCCGACCGGCTCCGGGAGCGAGCGCGGCCTGGCCGAGATCACCACGGACCTGATGCAACGACTGGTGCAGCTCTTCCGGGCCGGCGAGTCAGGACGGCGGCCCGGCACGCCCCGGTGGTACCCGAGCGGGCAGCTGTGGGACGCACATCCGACCTTCAGCGAGTACTTCGACGGCGACGACGGCTCCGGCCTGGGTGCGACGCACCAGACCGGCTGGACGGCCCTGGTCTCCTACCTGATCTGCCGGGGTCTGGCGACCGAGTAG
- a CDS encoding VOC family protein — MSNRTLFHSLGFRDVPAAVRFLEAVGFVEAVRYTDPDDDSLLVHAQYNWRDTGGVMFGQIASRNDSERAVESAGHGQCYCVVEQAADVDRIHEAALGAGGRSVRAPQEPPYGGRICAVLDPEGNQWSFGTYADA; from the coding sequence ATGAGTAATCGAACACTGTTTCACAGCCTGGGTTTTCGGGACGTCCCTGCCGCCGTGCGGTTCCTCGAGGCCGTCGGGTTCGTCGAAGCCGTCCGCTACACCGACCCGGACGACGACTCGCTCCTGGTGCATGCGCAGTACAACTGGCGCGACACCGGCGGCGTGATGTTCGGCCAGATCGCATCGCGCAACGACTCCGAGCGAGCGGTCGAGTCCGCCGGGCACGGCCAGTGCTACTGCGTCGTGGAGCAGGCGGCCGACGTCGACCGGATCCACGAGGCCGCACTCGGCGCCGGCGGTCGATCGGTCCGTGCTCCGCAGGAGCCGCCGTACGGCGGGAGGATCTGCGCCGTGCTCGACCCGGAGGGCAACCAGTGGAGCTTCGGCACCTACGCGGATGCCTGA